The Micropterus dolomieu isolate WLL.071019.BEF.003 ecotype Adirondacks linkage group LG20, ASM2129224v1, whole genome shotgun sequence genome has a segment encoding these proteins:
- the larp6a gene encoding la-related protein 6a — MHALVNAFMRCLSFLLPPPWLCVSFSWWVGNECEETLPRPNPRARFKSRKPLTYEEVAAAAAAEAQGGSSLSVSPIQGCVSLAATSPAAHQGPPSGRIWIGGLWRAVERVFGAPWVLLRHHWCPKRRRAALRTPYPVCAFASSKIKSFQGGAAAAATTTTEEGKGAGGSTLTYSRNMSGTVGIPNPNPAECASDASAEQGIDEVITVDQHTQEMGTVTITVAIQAAEDEEPEEVSSNNIDFLGGSCSEDEIGRHDKSSGAGTSGGEEESWQPPDPELIEKLVVQIEYYLSDENLEHDAFLLKHVRRNKLGFVSVKLLTSFKKVKHLTRDWRTTAYALRHSKILELNDEGRKVRRKSAVPVFASESLPSRMLLLSDLQKWPELAALTKDNGGSEGGAIQQEQLMKLLLKAFGTYGAIASVRVLKPGKDLPADLKRLSGRYTQLGTEECAIVEFEEVEAAVKANEAVGSEDAGASSLGLKVVLIGTKPPKKKVTKERPREEGGMRKSRSLNSRVRELQYHGDDSACSSSETESTPTSPRLTRKSQSCNKLSPTTASISFQNNHLSPGMSPRNSPWSSPRASPCSQRKSPHSNKSPLVSEGRLSPEPGRRWADYSSDSSLTPSGSPWVQRRKQVASQESSPVGSPMLGRKIQNADGLPPGVTRLPRGPDGTRGFHCVTVSERGKTAATQT, encoded by the exons atgcacGCCTTGGTGAACGCCTTCATGCGCTGCCTCTCCTTTCTCTTGCCTCCCCCTTGGTTGTGTGTCAGCTTTTCCTGGTGGGTTGGGAATGAGTGCGAAGAGACGCTGCCGCGGCCCAATCCCAGAGCTCGTTTCAAAAGCAGAAAGCCTCTTACATATGAggaagtagcagcagcagcagcagcagaagcccAAGGAGGCTCCAGCCTGTCGGTCTCACCAATTCAAGGCTGCGTCTCGCTGGCTGCTACAAGCCCCGCTGCTCATCAGGGCCCTCCGTCGGGTCGGATCTGGATCGGGGGTCTCTGGCGAGCCGTGGAGCGCGTCTTCGGAGCCCCCTGGGTCCTTCTCCGCCATCACTGGTGCCCGAAGAGGCGTCGAGCAGCTTTACGCACCCCGTATCCTGTCTGTGCCTTCGCGTCGAGCAAGATTAAAAGCTTCCAGGgaggcgctgctgctgctgctactactacaacagAAGAGGGGAAGGGAGCGGGTGGAAGCACCTTGACTTATTCGAGGAACATGAGTGGGACCGTGGGGATCCCCAATCCGAACCCAGCGGAGTGCGCCTCAGATGCGTCAGCGGAGCAGGGCATTGATGAGGTAATCACCgtggatcagcacacgcaggaAATGGGGACGGTGACTATAACAGTGGCCATTCAAGCGGCCGAGGACGAGGAACCCGAGGAAGTGTCATCGAATAATATTGACTTCCTTGGAGGGAGCTGCAGTGAGGACGAAATCGGAAGGCATGACAAATCAAG TGGTGCCGGGACCagtggaggggaggaggagagctgGCAGCCCCCAGATCCAGAGCTCATCGAGAAATTGGTCGTCCAGATTGAGTACTACCTGTCGGATGAGAACCTGGAGCATGATGCCTTCCTGCTCAAACATGTCCGTCGCAACAAGCTCGGGTTTGTCAGCGTCAAGTTGCTCACTTCATTCAAAAAG GTGAAACACTTGACTCGTGACTGGAGAACAACTGCTTATGCTTTGAGACACTCAAAGATACTTGAGCTGAATGATGAGGGGCGTAAGGTGCGGCGTAAATCAGCAGTGCCGGTCTTTGCCAGTGAGTCGTTGCCTAGCCGCATGCTGCTGTTAAGTGATTTGCAGAAGTGGCCAGAGCTGGCGGCTCTCACTAAGGATAATGGAGGCAGTGAGGGAGGAGCCATTCAGCAGGAGCAGCTGATGAAGCTGTTGCTGAAAGCGTTCGGAACATACGGTGCCATCGCCTCTGTCAGAGTCCTGAAGCCAGGGAAGGACCTGCCGGCTGACCTGAAGAGGCTGAGCGGCCGCTACACTCAGCTAGGTACTGAGGAATGTGCAATTGTGGAGTTTGAGGAGGTGGAGGCTGCTGTCAAAGCCAATGAAGCTGTGGGGAGCGAGGATGCAGGGGCCAGTTCCCTAGGGTTGAAAGTAGTCCTGATTGGCACCAAACCACCCAAGAAGAAGGTAACTAAAGAACGGCCACgtgaggagggagggatgcGTAAGAGTCGCTCGCTCAACAGCAGAGTACGAGAGCTTCAGTACCATGGGGACGACTCGGCCTGCAGCTCTTCAGAGACTGAGAGTACCCCCACGTCTCCTAGGCTGACCAGAAAGTCCCAGTCCTGCAATAAGCTCAGCCCCACCACTGCGAGCATCAGCTTCCAGAACAATCACCTGAGTCCTGGTATGTCCCCGCGTAACAGTCCCTGGTCCAGCCCCCGTGCAAGTCCCTGTTCTCAGCGCAAATCTCCTCATTCCAACAAGTCTCCCTTAGTCAGCGAAGGCAGACTGAGCCCTGAACCAGGGCGCCGTTGGGCAGACTACTCCTCAGACAGTAGTCTTACCCCTTCAGGGAGCCCGTGGGTTCAGCGGCGCAAGCAGGTGGCTTCTCAGGAAAGCAGTCCGGTTGGCAGTCCGATGCTGGGTAGAAAGATCCAGAACGCTGACGGCCTGCCACCAGGGGTGACGAGGCTGCCAAGGGGTCCCGATGGAACCCGTGGCTTTCACTGTGTCACTGTTAGTGAGAGGGGAAAGACTGCTGCTACTCAGACTTGA